One window of the Sulfuricurvum sp. genome contains the following:
- a CDS encoding iron-sulfur cluster assembly scaffold protein, with the protein MAKNDLLGGSLWDQYSNKVTTLMNNPHNQGEITEEECAASGHKLIVADFGAESCGDAVRLYWEVDPQSDTIVKSKFKSFGCGTAIASSDMMAELCIGKTVQEAVKITNIDVEFALRDEPNTPAVPPQKMHCSVMAYDVIKKAAGLYLGVDESSFEDEIIVCECARVSLGTLREVIRLNDLKTIEQVTDYTKAGGFCKSCIKPGGHEAREYYLVDILADVRAEMDQEKMRAAADAGSHGDFEAMTLVQKIKAIDSIVDESIRQFLIMDGGNMEVIDIKDSPDYIDVYIRYLGACNGCASSSTGTLYAIEATLKEKLSQKIRVLPI; encoded by the coding sequence ATGGCAAAAAATGATTTATTGGGAGGGTCTCTTTGGGATCAGTACTCCAACAAAGTAACCACATTGATGAACAATCCCCACAACCAAGGGGAGATTACTGAAGAGGAGTGTGCGGCAAGCGGACATAAACTCATCGTTGCCGATTTCGGTGCGGAGAGCTGTGGGGATGCGGTACGTTTGTATTGGGAAGTAGATCCGCAGAGTGATACTATCGTCAAATCAAAATTTAAAAGTTTCGGTTGCGGCACGGCAATCGCCAGCTCCGACATGATGGCGGAACTCTGTATCGGTAAAACGGTTCAAGAAGCGGTTAAAATCACCAATATCGATGTGGAGTTTGCTCTTCGTGATGAGCCAAATACTCCAGCCGTTCCACCTCAAAAAATGCACTGTTCCGTTATGGCGTATGACGTTATCAAAAAAGCGGCAGGATTGTATCTCGGTGTCGATGAATCGAGCTTTGAAGATGAGATTATCGTGTGCGAATGTGCCCGCGTGAGTTTGGGGACGCTTCGTGAAGTGATTCGCTTGAATGATCTTAAAACCATCGAGCAAGTGACTGATTACACGAAAGCGGGCGGTTTCTGTAAATCGTGTATCAAACCGGGTGGACACGAAGCGCGTGAGTATTATCTCGTCGATATTCTCGCCGATGTACGTGCCGAAATGGATCAGGAGAAAATGCGCGCTGCTGCCGATGCGGGAAGTCACGGAGATTTCGAAGCGATGACGTTGGTGCAAAAAATCAAAGCGATTGATAGTATCGTCGATGAGTCGATCCGTCAGTTTCTCATCATGGACGGCGGAAATATGGAGGTTATCGATATTAAAGATTCTCCCGATTATATCGATGTCTATATCCGCTATTTGGGTGCGTGTAATGGGTGTGCGAGTTCCAGCACGGGGACATTATATGCTATCGAAGCGACGTTGAAAGAAAAACTTTCACAAAAAATCCGCGTTCTTCCAATCTAA
- a CDS encoding NifS family cysteine desulfurase yields the protein MQVYLDNNATTMVDPIVTEAMIPFFSEIYGNPNSLHRYGTASHPAITKAINQMYKGIGASDNDDIIFTSCATEANNWVLQSVWVDKILNGDKNHIVTTEIEHPSVLSTCKFLEEQGVKVTYLPVNDQGVVEAHTVRAFITEKTALVSIMWANNETGMIFPIKEIGEICRDKGVLFHTDGVQAVGKIPVNMQEVHVDFMSMSAHKFHGPKGIGALYIRNSQDLSPLLHGGDQMGGRRSGTLNVPYIVGMGMAMELATTNIDEKMALIRAKRDRLEDALLGSLQDVFTVGDRNNRTPNTILISIRGVEGEGMLWDLNNALIGASTGSACASEDLEANSVMLAIGADNELAHTGIRLSLSRFTTDEEIDYVIEKFESAVKRLRAISSSYAIVQPTPGGEAGECHIHH from the coding sequence ATGCAAGTCTATTTGGACAATAACGCAACAACGATGGTCGATCCCATCGTCACTGAAGCGATGATACCGTTTTTTAGTGAGATTTACGGTAACCCAAACTCGTTGCACCGATATGGAACCGCGTCGCATCCCGCGATCACGAAAGCGATTAATCAGATGTATAAAGGGATCGGGGCGAGTGATAACGATGATATTATCTTTACGTCGTGTGCGACCGAAGCGAACAATTGGGTTCTTCAATCGGTATGGGTGGATAAAATTCTAAACGGCGATAAAAACCATATTGTGACCACCGAAATTGAACACCCATCCGTCCTCTCTACCTGTAAGTTTCTCGAAGAGCAAGGGGTAAAAGTGACCTATTTGCCGGTGAATGATCAAGGGGTTGTGGAGGCGCACACGGTACGTGCTTTTATCACCGAAAAAACGGCATTGGTCTCGATCATGTGGGCGAACAATGAGACAGGGATGATTTTTCCGATTAAAGAGATTGGTGAAATATGCCGTGATAAAGGGGTTCTTTTCCATACCGACGGTGTTCAAGCGGTGGGTAAAATCCCTGTGAATATGCAAGAGGTTCATGTCGATTTTATGTCGATGTCTGCCCATAAGTTTCATGGGCCCAAAGGGATTGGTGCCCTTTATATCCGTAATTCGCAAGATTTGAGTCCATTATTGCACGGTGGGGATCAAATGGGGGGTCGTCGTTCAGGGACTCTCAATGTCCCCTACATCGTGGGGATGGGGATGGCGATGGAGCTTGCAACCACTAATATCGACGAAAAAATGGCGCTCATCCGTGCCAAGCGCGATCGTCTCGAAGATGCTTTGCTCGGTTCACTTCAAGATGTCTTTACGGTAGGTGATCGCAATAACCGTACCCCAAACACTATTTTAATCTCGATTCGCGGGGTTGAAGGTGAGGGGATGTTGTGGGATTTGAACAATGCCCTTATTGGTGCCTCTACCGGCTCTGCCTGTGCTTCGGAAGATTTGGAAGCAAACTCGGTTATGCTCGCTATCGGTGCCGATAATGAGTTAGCTCATACGGGTATCCGTCTGAGTCTGAGCCGTTTTACGACGGATGAGGAGATCGATTACGTCATAGAGAAATTTGAGTCGGCAGTCAAGCGGTTACGGGCAATTTCGAGCTCGTATGCAATCGTACAGCCAACCCCCGGCGGTGAAGCCGGAGAATGTCACATTCACCATTAA
- a CDS encoding ABC transporter permease produces MEYNLISPLNLNTASKHFTMAISPFKIFRTVVFALFLRELKTRFGNSKFGVLWVFLEPMIQIVLMLLIFNFMRSSMMPQVPFALFYVTGMLPFFIFKNIVTGLMSSLDANRALFAYKPVKPIDTYITRTVLEVTIYLTVFTFIIIIMGWFFGVDITVNHPLEALGALGLIIIMGVGVGIAVSMLAHAFSITKVIVNAVITVLYLVSGVMFPIWLIPAEYLSVLQYNPVLHVIEIFRESFFSYYPTIEGITIGYPIFFTLIVLYISLWFYYRNRIALGTST; encoded by the coding sequence ATGGAGTATAATTTAATATCACCCTTAAATTTAAATACAGCGAGTAAACACTTTACGATGGCAATTTCTCCGTTTAAAATTTTCCGTACTGTTGTTTTTGCCCTTTTTTTGAGAGAGCTTAAAACACGTTTTGGAAATAGTAAATTTGGGGTATTATGGGTTTTTTTAGAGCCAATGATACAAATTGTACTTATGCTATTAATTTTTAATTTTATGCGGTCGAGCATGATGCCTCAAGTCCCTTTTGCCCTTTTTTATGTAACAGGAATGCTCCCTTTTTTTATTTTTAAAAATATTGTTACAGGATTAATGTCTAGCCTGGATGCCAATCGTGCATTATTTGCCTATAAGCCTGTTAAGCCTATCGATACTTACATAACGCGTACAGTCCTAGAAGTTACTATTTATTTAACTGTTTTTACTTTTATCATCATCATTATGGGGTGGTTTTTTGGTGTTGATATTACCGTCAATCATCCACTGGAAGCATTAGGAGCTCTTGGATTAATTATTATTATGGGGGTTGGTGTCGGAATTGCTGTAAGTATGTTGGCGCATGCTTTTTCAATCACTAAAGTAATTGTCAATGCGGTAATAACGGTACTTTATCTTGTTTCAGGTGTGATGTTTCCAATCTGGTTAATTCCCGCCGAATATCTATCCGTCTTACAATATAATCCAGTATTGCATGTTATTGAAATTTTTCGCGAGTCTTTTTTTTCTTATTATCCTACAATAGAGGGAATAACCATCGGTTATCCTATCTTTTTCACTTTGATTGTTTTATATATCTCTCTATGGTTTTATTATCGTAATCGAATTGCATTAGGGACAAGTACATGA
- a CDS encoding ABC transporter ATP-binding protein has product MIILDNISKSYPLAGGGYHHVFQNLSFTFPENHSIGLLGPNGAGKSTLLKILGGIDIPDSGRVITDKSISWPVGLSGGLQGSLSARDNIKFICRIYGYTGDQMREKITYVQEFAEIGEYFDQPIKSYSSGMRSRITFGLSMAFDFDYYLIDEIGAVGDAQFKQKSTAVYKEKLANANVIMVSHNMADIRSLCHYVVIINHGEATIYEDVNEGISVYQTIGQKK; this is encoded by the coding sequence ATGATTATTTTAGATAATATTTCAAAGTCGTACCCTTTAGCCGGGGGAGGGTATCATCATGTTTTTCAAAATCTCTCATTCACCTTTCCTGAGAATCATAGTATTGGCTTGCTGGGGCCAAACGGTGCTGGTAAATCAACATTATTGAAAATTTTAGGGGGAATCGATATCCCCGATAGTGGACGTGTAATAACGGATAAATCGATTTCTTGGCCAGTAGGGTTATCCGGTGGATTGCAAGGATCTCTTAGTGCACGGGATAACATCAAATTTATTTGTCGTATTTATGGGTATACTGGGGATCAGATGCGAGAAAAAATAACTTATGTCCAAGAATTTGCTGAGATCGGTGAATATTTTGATCAGCCTATCAAATCATATTCGTCCGGCATGAGATCACGAATAACCTTCGGTCTTAGCATGGCGTTTGATTTTGATTATTATCTAATTGATGAGATAGGCGCCGTCGGGGATGCTCAATTCAAACAAAAAAGTACCGCAGTTTATAAAGAGAAATTAGCCAACGCAAATGTTATCATGGTGTCTCACAACATGGCAGATATTCGATCCCTATGTCACTATGTTGTCATTATTAATCACGGGGAAGCAACTATCTATGAAGATGTTAATGAAGGGATCAGTGTGTACCAAACAATAGGACAAAAAAAATGA